From the Phoenix dactylifera cultivar Barhee BC4 chromosome 10, palm_55x_up_171113_PBpolish2nd_filt_p, whole genome shotgun sequence genome, one window contains:
- the LOC103703070 gene encoding IQ domain-containing protein IQM3: MEVENAALRSLDLPPLTFHHSLDMESEPMVLEANQDPEALESAALGGAPPSSPGLQSELVGDLSGAAPELNSMIAGAHPDSKALEAMAADAPPSPAVTGDRPDRDGLESTTVELGSTVVRAHRDWKELKATAAGAPPFASVLEEAVLGAHPERDAVERPVSEAPISERSESKAATKVQKVYRSYRTRRRLADSAVVAEELWWQAIDYARLNHSTVSFFDYLKPETAISRWNRVSLNASKVGQGLSKDARALKLAFQHWIEAIDPQHRYGHNLHLYYDEWCKSQAGQPFFYWLNIGDGRDVDLKECPRSQLRKQCIKYLGPQERENYEYVPMEGKIVHKQSGELLDTTKGSEKAKWIFVMSTSGRLYAGQKKKGKFHHSSFLAGGATIAAGRLIAENGILKSIWPYSGHYRPSKENLTHLLSLLRENGVDLDEVQIHSLSNEDYEDAKETLQIEGVIEAFEPSKVPRLVMPTERKKSQYSEQTVGTQADENVQVETKGTYKRTLSGGLQSPKADVPQKAILERIKSKRDTSSLQLGHQLSLKWSTGAGPRIGCVADYPVQVRVQALEFVNLSPRVPTPSRSQGFPPCSSPSWAASCTMPSPTSTMSPARSCLSDIAPSADATARTRSF, translated from the exons ATGGAAGTCGAGAATGCCGCTCTTCGTAGCCTCGATCTCCCACCGCTTACATTCCATCACTCCTTAGATATGGAATCGGAACCAATGGTCCTAGAAGCCAATCAAGATCCCGAAGCGCTCGAATCGGCGGCCCTCGGCGGTGCTCCTCCCTCGTCGCCGGGTCTCCAATCCGAGCTCGTCGGAGATCTTTCGGGGGCGGCCCCCGAGCTCAATTCGATGATCGCCGGAGCTCATCCGGATTCCAAAGCTCTCGAAGCTATGGCGGCGGACGCTCCGCCCTCTCCGGCGGTTACTGGAGATCGTCCGGACCGCGACGGCCTTGAATCGACGACCGTCGAGCTCGGGTCAACTGTTGTCCGAGCTCACCGGGACTGGAAAGAGCTCAAAGCGACGGCGGCAGGCGCTCCGCCCTTTGCTTCGGTGCTTGAGGAAGCGGTTCTTGGAGCTCATCCAGAACGCGACGCGGTTGAACGGCCGGTAAGCGAAGCTCCGATCTCCGAGAGATCGGAGTCGAAAGCGGCGACGAAGGTTCAGAAGGTTTACAGGAGCTACCGCACCAGGCGCAGGTTAGCAGACTCCGCCGTCGTCGCCGAGGAGCTGTG GTGGCAAGCGATAGACTACGCTCGCCTCAACCACAGTACGGTTTCGTTCTTCGACTATCTAAAACCGGAGACGGCGATCTCGCGATGGAATCGAGTTAGCCTGAACGCTTCCAAG GTTGGTCAGGGTTTATCCAAAGACGCCAGAGCTCTGAAGCTGGCTTTTCAACACTGGATCGAGGCT ATTGACCCACAACATCGTTATGGACATAACCTACACCTCTACTATGACGAATGGTGTAAAAGCCAGGCCGGGCAACCTTTCTTCTACTG GCTGAATATTGGTGACGGCAGAGATGTGGATCTTAAGGAATGCCCAAGGTCACAGCTTCGGAAACAATGCATTAAATATCTTGGCCCT CAAGAGCGGGAGAATTATGAATATGTGCCAATGGAAGGAAAAATTGTGCACAAACAAAGTGGAGAGCTTCTTGATACAACTAAAGGATCTGAAAAAGCAAAGTGGATTTTTGTTATGAGCACTTCCGGAAGATTGTATGCTGGTCAG AAAAAGAAAGGCAAGTTCCACCATTCTAGCTTCCTTGCAGGAGGTGCCACTATAGCAGCTGGAAGATTGATTGCAGAAAATGGAATTCTTAAG TCAATATGGCCCTACAGTGGTCATTATCGTCCGTCTAAGGAGAACCTCACCCACCTTTTGAGCCTACTCAGGGAGAATGGGGTTGATCTGGATGAAGTTCAG ATACATTCATTATCAAATGAAGACTACGAAGATGCAAAAGAAACTCTTCAGATTGAAGGGGTGATCGAAGCTTTTGAACCTTCCAAAGTTCCAAGGCTTGTCATGccaacagagaggaagaaaagccaATACTCGGAACAAACCGTGGGCACCCAAGCTGATGAGAATGTTCAAGTTGAAACTAAAGGTACCTACAAAAGAACGTTGTCTGGTGGCCTTCAAAGCCCGAAAGCTGATGTTCCTCAGAAAGCAATTTTAGAAAGAATCAAGTCCAAGAGGGATACAAGTTCCTTGCAGCTGGGGCATCAACTTTCCTTGAAATGGAGCACCGGAGCTGGTCCAAGGATTGGATGTGTTGCAGACTATCCCGTACAAGTGAGGGTTCAGGCGCTGGAGTTCGTGAACCTGTCACCAAGGGTTCCCACACCATCTCGCTCCCAAGGATTTCCCCCCTGTTCATCACCCAGCTGGGCCGCCTCTTGCACCATGCCATCCCCAACCTCTACCATGTCACCTGCACGCTCCTGCTTGTCCGATATCGCTCCTTCTGCTGATGCGACTGCTCGTACTCGTAGTTTTTAG